Proteins found in one Salinimonas lutimaris genomic segment:
- a CDS encoding GMC oxidoreductase — MANNHYDAIVVGSGISGGWAAKELTEKGLKVLMLDRGQNIKHIEDYKNAHKEAWDYPHRDLATHQMREDYPVLSRDYPLNEATYGMWANEKEAPYVEKEPFAWFRGYHVGGRSLLWGRQSYRLNHEDFMANQKEGIAVDWPIRYEDVAPWYDYVEKYAGISGNRDGLDVLPDGQYMPPFDLNVVEKDVAARIKKAFKGSRHLIIGRAANATQAQPQQGRAGCQARNKCWLGCPFGGYFSTQSSTLPAAMKTGNLTLRPYSIVSQILYDKDKKRARGVEVIDAQTNQTYEYTAKIVFVNASAFNSSWLLMNSATDIWEGGLGSSSGELGHNAMDHHFRLGASATVEGFDDRYYYGRRPSGFYIPRFRNWGSDKRDYVRGFGYQGSASRSNWRRDVAELGIGEDLKDAISEPGTWNIGMNAFGEMLPDHRNKIYLNKDVKDKWGLPVLEMDVKIRENEERMRKDMKQDAIEMLEAAGLKDVHGWDAGYEPGMGIHEMGTARMGRDPKTSVLNGQNQVWDALNVFVTDGACMTSASCVNPSLTYMALTARAADFAVSELKKGNL; from the coding sequence ATGGCGAATAATCATTATGATGCGATAGTCGTAGGCTCGGGCATCAGTGGCGGCTGGGCCGCTAAAGAGCTCACCGAAAAAGGATTGAAAGTGCTGATGCTTGATCGTGGTCAGAATATCAAGCACATCGAAGATTATAAAAACGCCCATAAAGAAGCATGGGACTATCCGCATCGCGATCTGGCGACCCATCAGATGCGAGAGGACTATCCTGTGTTATCCCGGGATTATCCACTTAACGAAGCGACATACGGCATGTGGGCTAATGAGAAAGAAGCGCCTTATGTTGAAAAAGAGCCGTTTGCCTGGTTTCGCGGTTATCACGTTGGTGGCCGCTCCCTGCTGTGGGGGCGCCAGAGCTACCGGCTGAACCATGAAGATTTTATGGCGAACCAGAAAGAAGGGATCGCGGTTGACTGGCCGATTCGCTACGAAGATGTGGCCCCCTGGTATGACTATGTAGAAAAGTACGCGGGTATCTCGGGTAATCGTGATGGCCTGGATGTTCTGCCGGATGGTCAGTATATGCCGCCGTTTGATTTAAACGTGGTGGAGAAAGACGTGGCGGCGCGCATTAAAAAAGCGTTTAAAGGCTCGCGTCACCTGATAATCGGGCGTGCAGCCAATGCCACCCAGGCTCAGCCTCAGCAAGGCCGGGCCGGTTGTCAGGCAAGAAATAAATGCTGGCTGGGCTGTCCGTTTGGCGGTTATTTTTCTACCCAGTCGTCGACCTTACCCGCGGCGATGAAAACCGGAAATCTGACCTTACGCCCGTACTCCATTGTGTCGCAAATTCTGTATGACAAAGATAAAAAGCGCGCCCGTGGTGTAGAGGTGATTGATGCACAAACCAACCAGACCTATGAGTACACTGCAAAAATAGTCTTTGTAAATGCCTCGGCTTTCAACTCGTCGTGGTTGCTGATGAACTCTGCTACAGATATCTGGGAAGGTGGACTGGGTAGCAGCAGCGGAGAGCTGGGCCACAACGCGATGGATCACCACTTTCGTCTGGGCGCTTCTGCCACAGTCGAGGGCTTTGATGATCGTTATTACTACGGTCGTCGCCCGTCCGGGTTCTATATTCCGCGCTTCCGTAACTGGGGCAGCGATAAACGAGACTATGTGCGCGGCTTTGGCTATCAAGGCAGTGCCAGCCGTTCAAATTGGCGTCGTGATGTAGCAGAGCTGGGCATAGGTGAGGATCTGAAAGACGCGATTAGCGAGCCGGGCACCTGGAATATCGGCATGAATGCCTTTGGTGAGATGCTGCCGGACCACCGTAATAAGATCTATCTCAATAAGGATGTGAAAGACAAGTGGGGTCTGCCGGTTCTGGAGATGGATGTGAAGATTCGCGAGAACGAAGAGCGCATGCGCAAAGATATGAAGCAGGACGCGATAGAGATGCTCGAAGCGGCGGGCCTTAAAGATGTGCATGGCTGGGATGCTGGTTATGAGCCGGGGATGGGAATTCATGAAATGGGCACCGCCCGCATGGGGCGTGACCCGAAAACCTCGGTACTAAATGGTCAGAACCAGGTTTGGGATGCGCTCAACGTATTTGTGACCGATGGGGCATGTATGACATCGGCCTCCTGTGTTAATCCATCGTTAACCTATATGGCACTGACTGCCCGGGCGGCAGACTTTGCTGTCAGTGAACTGAAAAAAGGAAACCTGTAG
- a CDS encoding TIM barrel protein: MTNRRQLLKAMAVSGVGLTLGGLATRVQGDTTMPLKLKGNIRHAVARWTYGDMDLDTLCTVIKEIGFNAIDLVGPDEWHILKKHGVDSSMCNGAELNLEDGWCDPQFHDALTERYLKHIDLVAEAGYKNLVCFSGNKRGMDPQVGLKNAASGLSRIVPHAEKRGVILQMELFNSKIDHPDYMADNSAWGIALCKALNSDNFKLLYDIYHMQVNEGDIIHTINDNIQYFGHFHTAGVPGRHEINHTQELNYPAIVNAIKALDFDGYLAQEFIPTAKTEAGRIASLREAIQICDV, encoded by the coding sequence ATGACTAATCGACGGCAGTTACTCAAAGCAATGGCAGTGTCAGGGGTGGGTCTGACACTGGGAGGCCTGGCTACCCGGGTACAGGGAGACACCACAATGCCGCTTAAATTAAAAGGCAATATACGCCATGCTGTGGCGCGCTGGACCTACGGCGATATGGACCTGGACACTCTGTGCACAGTGATTAAGGAAATCGGCTTTAATGCCATTGATCTGGTAGGCCCGGACGAGTGGCACATCCTGAAAAAGCATGGGGTAGACAGCTCCATGTGTAACGGGGCTGAGCTGAATCTGGAAGATGGCTGGTGCGATCCACAATTTCATGATGCCCTGACCGAACGTTACCTGAAACATATCGATTTGGTCGCAGAAGCGGGCTATAAAAATCTGGTGTGTTTTAGTGGCAACAAACGGGGCATGGACCCACAGGTTGGACTGAAAAATGCCGCCAGCGGATTAAGCCGGATTGTGCCGCACGCAGAAAAGCGCGGGGTCATTCTGCAAATGGAACTGTTTAATTCCAAAATTGATCATCCGGATTACATGGCAGATAACTCGGCCTGGGGGATTGCCCTGTGTAAGGCGCTTAACTCCGACAATTTCAAATTGTTGTACGACATTTATCACATGCAGGTAAATGAAGGCGACATTATCCACACGATCAACGACAACATTCAGTACTTTGGACATTTTCATACCGCTGGCGTACCTGGCAGGCATGAAATTAACCACACTCAGGAGCTGAATTATCCGGCCATTGTTAATGCTATCAAAGCACTTGATTTTGATGGCTATCTGGCCCAGGAATTTATCCCGACAGCCAAGACCGAAGCAGGACGAATTGCCTCATTGCGCGAAGCAATTCAAATCTGCGATGTGTAA
- a CDS encoding gluconate 2-dehydrogenase subunit 3 family protein — protein MNRRDLLKLITAATGVAFAGSAMGYTLREDVSLSSTGFTKEDVAFLNEVGEVIIPQTDTPGAKAANVGQIMAVLVKDCYTPALQKTFKEGMSELNRAASSEFGKDFLLLSAADKKTLLTRLDGEAKAQNQQNGLWSVASSMPNSRRTDGEQPLPHYFSLFKQLTLFGFFTSKEGGTQVLRYVPVPGKYDGDIEYKKGQKAWAT, from the coding sequence ATGAATCGTCGGGACTTATTAAAACTGATCACTGCTGCGACTGGCGTGGCATTTGCCGGCAGTGCTATGGGTTATACCCTGCGTGAAGATGTCAGCCTGTCATCCACCGGCTTTACTAAAGAAGACGTGGCATTTTTAAATGAAGTGGGCGAGGTCATTATTCCGCAAACCGATACGCCGGGAGCCAAAGCCGCTAATGTCGGACAAATTATGGCGGTATTGGTGAAAGACTGTTATACGCCGGCACTGCAAAAGACCTTTAAAGAGGGCATGAGTGAGTTGAACCGAGCTGCCAGTAGTGAATTTGGTAAAGATTTTCTGCTGTTGAGTGCGGCGGACAAGAAAACATTGCTTACCCGCCTGGATGGTGAAGCCAAAGCGCAAAATCAACAAAATGGTCTGTGGAGCGTGGCCTCTTCCATGCCTAACAGTCGACGCACTGATGGCGAACAGCCATTACCACATTATTTTTCGTTATTTAAACAGCTGACGTTGTTTGGCTTTTTCACCTCTAAAGAAGGGGGCACACAGGTGCTGCGCTATGTACCGGTGCCAGGCAAATACGACGGCGATATTGAGTATAAAAAAGGCCAGAAAGCCTGGGCTACCTAA
- a CDS encoding 3-keto-disaccharide hydrolase translates to MKQTYKISSVALAVAMSATAFSGQIMAADDELEDWQKAEKTEVWEPVPPKITANAGEAPSDAIVLFDGTDLSAWESVKGGEANWTVKDGVLTVKPGTGDIKTKQSFCDVQLHVEWRAPKPEADMEGQQRNNSGVFLQQRYEVQVLDSFESKTYANGQAASVYKQSIPLVNATRPPEQWQEYDIIFNAPRFDGEKLMTPATITVLHNGVLVQNHYELKGKTEWIGEPSYEAHGCAPIQLQDHTNEVSFRNIWVREITPLK, encoded by the coding sequence ATGAAGCAGACCTATAAAATAAGCAGTGTTGCGTTGGCCGTCGCCATGAGCGCCACGGCTTTTTCAGGACAGATTATGGCAGCAGATGACGAACTGGAAGACTGGCAAAAAGCAGAAAAAACCGAAGTCTGGGAGCCGGTTCCACCCAAAATTACCGCCAATGCCGGGGAAGCTCCGTCAGATGCTATTGTGTTGTTTGACGGTACAGACCTGTCGGCCTGGGAGTCGGTAAAAGGCGGCGAGGCAAACTGGACCGTAAAAGACGGAGTACTGACGGTAAAACCGGGCACCGGAGATATTAAAACAAAACAGTCATTTTGTGATGTACAGCTGCATGTTGAGTGGCGTGCGCCAAAACCTGAGGCGGACATGGAAGGGCAGCAGCGTAATAATTCCGGCGTGTTTTTACAGCAGCGCTACGAAGTGCAGGTGCTGGACTCGTTTGAAAGTAAAACCTATGCCAACGGCCAGGCCGCCAGTGTTTATAAGCAAAGTATTCCGCTGGTTAATGCCACCCGACCACCTGAGCAGTGGCAGGAATACGATATTATTTTTAATGCGCCGCGATTTGATGGTGAAAAGCTGATGACACCAGCCACCATCACAGTGCTGCACAATGGCGTATTGGTTCAGAATCACTATGAGCTCAAAGGTAAAACCGAATGGATAGGTGAGCCATCTTATGAAGCGCATGGTTGTGCTCCTATTCAGTTACAGGACCATACCAACGAAGTCAGTTTTCGTAATATCTGGGTACGTGAAATCACACCTTTAAAGTAA